A segment of the Pseudoliparis swirei isolate HS2019 ecotype Mariana Trench chromosome 4, NWPU_hadal_v1, whole genome shotgun sequence genome:
gtcaaaaaataaatagctccaacacctTTAACAATGTCCTGATGCTGTTTggtgtgttgtgtttatttatttaaatgtcaaggattgctctgttttgttgaaaatgcaataaaaaaaaggtttttaaacaCCTTGCAGCTAGAAAACCTGTATCGAAATTAATcggaatcattaaaaaaaagatcccaTATTTTTCATATGAGCGGCTGCTTTTAATGGCTGAAATTGAGCCGGCTGTATTTATTAACCTCAGTTTGGGGTTTAACTGATGGTcgcatattcaattcaattcaattcagtttatttgtagagcccaatttcacaaattacaaatttgtctcggagtgctttacaatctgtacacacagacatccctgctccaaaacctcacatcggaccaggaaaaactcccaaataacccttcagggggaaaaaagggaagaaaccttcaggagcgcaacagaggaggatccctctccaggatggacagaacaatagatgtcatgtgtacagaaagacagatttagagttaaaatacattcaatgaatatgacagagtgtatgaatagttcatagtaggcatattccacgatggagacctccacgatccatcaggcagatggcggtagagaggaggagtgggcggagtctcaactcAACTCAATTAAGTTTTCATGTCGCATTTATCCGTTGACTTTTAGGTATCATGATGTGTCCGAAGTGGAAGACCAATGACGGCTTTGAGATGCAGTTTGGCGTCAACCACTTGGGACATTTCCTCCTCACCAACTGTCTCCTCAACCTGCTGAAGAAGTCGACTCCGAGTCGCGTCGTCATCGTCTCCAGTCTGGCCCACGAGAAAGGTAAAGACGACCGATTGGTCATCTTTATGTCCAATTAAAAGTTAGAATTGGCCGGTCCGATTGTCATTTCCTTCCTGgacatattgtacttgtgtgatgtaatgactgTGTATCTACTCTGTAGAGTGATGCAGGTGTGTATAccagatatgtgtgtgtttagttacatatgtagacgtctggctcggcttaatgaggtgacctctttgtatctcttttgtatataattattttcctgtACTCTAGGTAGGTGTACCAGTGGGTGTACCAGTGGGTGTACCAGTTTATTATCTGTttgtatacagtgggtacgagaaagtattcagaccccttaaCAATTTTCACTCTttctttcattgcagccattttcgaaaatcaaaaaagttcattttatttctccttaatgttcactcagGACCCCATctcgacagaaaaaaacagaaatgtagaaatttttgcaaatttataaaaaaagaaaagaaaaaaaaatcacatggtcataagtattcagtaCCCACTGtatgtcaacaaaaagatgaaaaacaaaggaaatatcagttaaagtgcatgtttactgtgttatgtactaTATTTCCAAATAATAAAGGGATATTACGCTTTTGGTTCGTCTATGATCGATACGACTTACGTGATTGCTTTCgaatttttaaaatgtcatttctgCTCGAGGACTACACTGGGTTGTTTTCTTGCAGGCAGCATCGACTTCGACGACATCCACCTCGATGTGCAGTACCACCGCGAGACGAGCTACAGGCAGAGCAAGCTGGCCAACGTGCTCTTCTGCAGAGAGCTGGCCTCCAGACTGCAAGGTAGAGGGTCCTAGAGCTGCACAGGCATGCTCCGTCTTCATGGACCCTCGAAGTCCACGGTCTGAGCTCGAAATTATCATACGAGTGTAGCATAGAGTCCAATATATccatcaactagaacgggcactcggtagagcgcataccttcgcatatcacaagattgggcattgaattatgaacattgtggcattagttgaatgccaattggataaaaattgaccgtgctatggtaaaaagaagattttgacctatccatgaccttgaccttgacctttaacccgattgatcccaaagtctaatcaaatggtccccggataataaccaatcatctcaccaaatttcatgcgattcaagaagatgttgaccttttcatgaccttgacctttgacccgatcgatcccaaaatctaatcaaatggtccccggataataaccaatcatcccaccaaatttcatgcgattcggtttaatactttttgagttatgcgaataacacgcatacaaataaataaataaatacacggcgatcaaaacataaccttccgcattttcaatgcgaaggtagtTATAAAGGAGAGGAGTTCAAGTGTATAGTTGCAGAAAATGGAAATGCTAATATTGAGTACAAGTACCTACAAATTGTACTCCAATACagtacttaaatatatatatattttaaatcttttttacttgttgGAAAGAAAAAGTGCGAAATAGATGATAAAATCCCCTAAAATTGGGGTTCACCCGTCACTTAGAAAACAGAGATGGACAATTATGTAAGCtacttattttaataaatgaaaCGCGTTTTCTgaagaaaatgtttaaaatttaaaatacacATTACGTGAACCTGGATCTAAGTTTTCAGCTCCGTACACACTGTcccagaaaataaacaaaatgtctCAAAATACAAACTATAATATGGTAAATGGTAAGAAGCCAGATTTCCATCGATGAATAACTCTTCTTTCAATTTCTTTAAATCTCATTTACCGGTTTTTTTACAGATAATTAAGACACAGATGAAcatactttttgttgttgaaaaagaATGATGTCACTTTCACAGTGTTAATTAAACATATCTCTGTATTAAATAACATTGatatttaaaatacacataACGAGACGTCTGGTTTAATGCATTGTATTTTGGTTTGATggatccccctctctctctccctcccccccccctctctttaatAAGGCACCGGTGTGACGGTGTACAGTCTCCACCCCGGTGTCATCCGCACCGAGTTAGGCCGCCACCTGCTGCCCACGCTGGCTCTGTGGCAGAGGATCTTCGTCACGCCGATCATCATGCTGATCAAAAGCCCCGCCGCCGGCGCTCAGACCAGCATCTACTGCGCCGTGGACGAGAGCCAGGCCAACGCCAGCGGCCTCTACTACAGGCAAGAGCAGTGAAACCGAGGAGACGAACTTTAATGAGTTCATGTGTGCAGTTGTCAGTTGACTGTGCGCGTTTTGTACTTTATGGGTTTAGATTATGAGCGTTTTTTACGTGTGTTAATTTGAGAAGTGACGGTAAaccttaattaaaaaaaaaaaaacatttctgtaaatgtgccagagttaatagccaagaggctattttttcaTCTGAAGCCCCGAGAGGCAGATAGTCACAAAACAGACctaaaaaacataagattacatattTGTACGATATTTACGCATTTCAATGGGTGCAAaaacaattaatagtgagaatagtgactAACAAACAATGCAACTAGAATATATCATTATAATCATAATCCTCATATCATAATATCCCCATATAACtctcccctttcccctctttcttttcacaagactcagcactagcctatttatttattaacctcTGGCCTCTCCtttatgttgataacctgttttttaaaaactgtatcTAACACTGTATATTCTACCACCTTATGtacaatgtgtttttatattttgtcttattaccttcgcattgaaaatgcggaaggttatgttttgatcgccgtgtatttatttatttatttatttattcgtaagcgtgttactcgcataactcaaaaagtattaaaccgaatcgcatgaaatatggtgggatgattggttattatccggggaccatttgattagattttgggatcgatcgggtcaacggtcaaggtcaaggtcatgacaaggtcaacatcttctttttaccaatttatatccaattggcatgcaactaatgccaaaatgttcataattcaatgcccaatcttgtgatatgcgaaggtatgcgctctaccgagtgcccgttctagttattatagtgtgtttgtacctcggttgactcggagagccctgcaaaacaattccaatgtgtctggactgttggtcgagGCAcgaatggcaaataaaaaaaccttgagCTCACAAATTCAAAActgacaaagcaaataaaataagggcgATAACTCAAATGGACAGAATCAAAACATCCATTGTGTGAACACGGTGGCTCTTGAGTGATCTCCTCTTCTGTTTCCTCGTGCAGCGACTGCGCCCCCAAGGAGCCGGCGCCACAGGCCCTGGACGACGCCGCGGCCAAGAGGCTGTGGGAGCTCAGCGCCTCCATGGTCGGGCTGGTTTAACACACgacggccgggggggggggcatgtttaCACGGGAGGATGTACCACCACGACATGCTAGTTTTATTTCATGGGTTTAATGGGCATTGCATTAATAATTATTTCACTTGTTCCGGGTCTTTTAACGATTTGCTGCCCACGCTTTGCACTATTTAATCTAAAGACTCCAGTCGGTCGTGTGGATGTTACCTTTAGGTTTATTGCTTCACCTTTATAATCACGCATATTCTAAATTATTATTGTGAGCTCTATTGTCTATCtgtgttatatttatttaaaagcgtctgctaaatgacatgtaatgtaatgtaatatatatattgcttatGTCCTTGAGGCAATGCTTGCTTTTAATGGAGCGTTTAGGCTGGTTGTCCGGCTGTATGCATTAGGAGGGGGGGGTTGTTCCTTTTATCACGGGGCTCATTGTTCGATTCCCCGTCTCCCTGTTTGCACGTCAAAGTGAGCGAGGCCCTGAACCCCACGTTGCTCCTGATGAGCTCATcatcatattattatatgtgtTCAGCTCCATCATCCCCTGTGTGAGCGGCTCAACGAGCGGCACATGTCGAAGTAGAAAGGAGCGATAGGAATGTCCATTTTTAATgagcaattgtatttatttaattttttatttggaatactaaaaatgtatatttaaagaCTTCAAACTTGTATTCATGGCAACAATCGACAACATACAGTTAAAAATGATAttgtagttttttaaaaattcattcTCTATACCAAATTCACAAACATGTAAAGCGATCCTATCTTTAAGAACTACAAGGAAAAGGTAGACGACGGCGTAGCGCTTCAACCTCGGAGTCGCGACGGAGCGTCGCGTGAAGGCGCGGAAGTGACCGCAACGTGTCGGCAGAGGTCAAAAGGTCGTTGCACTTTAGAAGAGAGAGGATCCTCCACCAggtgtagagggggggggggggtgacgccTCAGGGGAGAGCAGcagttagagtgtgtgtgtgtgtgtgtgtgttctgtttgttGCTTATATTGTGACAATTGAACTGTGTGCCTTCGTTATCCAaacaaaccaaaagaaaaaatcTGATATAATAAAATCAGATTTAAAAATGATTACTTTTTCTGGCGTATAATTAAATAGCAGGTATGCAATAACTTAAACTcgtcgatatatatatatatatatacatatatttatttatttatttgagatgtGATGGCTgtgaattaaaagaaaagatatCAACCATCAATTGAAATGTATGTGAATAAGTGTAATAATGATGAAATAACTCGCTGATAAGTAATTACATAATAGTTGTAGAAACAAATAGAGAATCCTGCTTATCAGCACATTAAAgaagatttttattattatatatataatcaagtcTGAGCTCGgttattaaaaaaagttttcaagccaaatgtaaaataaaaattatataaaatataatatttaaaaaaaagcttaatAGGAGTTCTCATATACTTTGTTTCCGCTATGAATCAAcaaattattatatttcatgttttatacCAGGACGTTTATGCATCTTTATgataagggagggggggggggggacgacgacaAAAAGAGTCCTCCCTTTTTAAATGAAGccaaatataaattatatagaatatatagtttttttccCCTATGAATCAACAACATATTATAGTTCTCCCTTTTGAAATGAAGCCAgataaaaatattaattatataaaataaaatattttttataaaacttAGCTTAATAGgagtttgaaaaaataaaacacctaTGAATCAACAACTcgttatatttaatgttttataccAGGACGTTGTTATCGCTACCACAAAAAAATAATGTGTAACTGTTTTTTAACTGCAGGCTATCCAGTTCTATATTATTATGTTCTTGTAAACATCCCAGTGAAGCTGTGAGTGAGAATGCCAGAGCTGCATGTCTGTAGGTGTGACCCCATGTCACAAAGTTAAGCATGCATCACAAATTACTCGCCTGACTTGCGTCGTCATGATTATGTCATGCTGAGTCATGTCGGAGTCTCACTGGTTCTAAATGTGATGCCAGGAGAAGTGATTTGACATGCTGCAGACTTCACCTGACATATAAAACTGTCtgtaaactgaattaaatctttatagatcgtccTGACAACGTGAAGGACTTTAGAGAAACAACACGCAGTCTTGCCTGAAGCCACACCTGACAGATGAATGCTTTCTGTCATATTTTTAGGAAATACCACATCAACCAGGTGTGCTTGCTCCGAGCTGCCTGAAGGGAATCCACGTTCATATTTTGCTGTCTCTCATTTTTATGAGACAGAGGCGCCAACTTTACTCCTTTCAGTCCGCGATCGTCGAGTAAAAAACAAATGCATCCGGCACAAAGTAAAATTCACAAGTCATAAGTTTACAATGCACTTTAAATTGCACTTAAAAGCTCTTATTTTCTTAACAACTCTTCGAAATGCAATGCGTTCCATCTAAACAATGAATTGGCAGCAAAAGCACAAAAATCATCTTGGAAAAAACTTTAAAGATCATTTCATTATTCACAAATCATAAGATTACAATGCAACCTATAGTCACTTAAAACTTCACATAAAAGCTCTTATTTTCTTAACAACTCTTCAAAATGCAGTGTGCATCGAAACAATGAATCAGCAGCAAAAGCAAGCAAATAAAAGCATAAAAATCATCCTTAAAGAACTTTAAAGATCATTTAATTATTCACAAATCATAAGATTACAATGCAACCTATAGTCACTTAAATCTGCACATGAAAGCTCTTATTTTCTTAACAGCTTTTCAAAATGCAATACGTTCAATCTAAACAATAAATTAGTTGTAAAAGcaaacaaagaaaagcacaaaaaacaaataaaagcctTTTCAACACGGTCAACAATTCCACACCTCTGAGCCAGGTGTCCCTCGCGGTGCCTGTAGGTAATGTCGTACACATGCCCTTATCAGTTCTCCGTCCAACGCACACACAATCTATAGCTGGGCTGGAAAAGTGATAAGGAGATGTGAGCGACCACGACACCGATGGTCGCAGTATCTATAGCGACCTGAGATTCCTgaaaggttaaaaaaacaaacacaaaaagtcTCCATCCAAGGACAACCTGACGTTGCCCCGAGGTCCCGGTCCCCGAAGAGAGGATGAGATCTGGATGTCAGAAGAGGTGAAAACCTAAAAGTCTCTCCCTCTACGGCTTCGACCGGTCCGAGGGGGCCCCTGCAGCGGTCGGCGGCTCCCTCGCCGCTCGACTGCCGACAAACTTTTGAGACACACCCCACTGATGAGTTGTATTTGACTGCGGCCCCGCCTGGCTGTCGGGAGGGTTTAACTCCCGCTGCCATTGGTCCAGCCGCTCCACGGCTCCCCATGCCTGCCCCCCGGCTCCTGTGGACCGCAGCCAAAATAGTTCTTCCAGCTGTCAATCACGTGGAGATCAGCCAGTGggatgagaccccccccccccctcacacaggtGTGGCTGAGAAGCACATTCCAATACGTACATACCTGTCAGCTCCTTCTTTCCTCTGTTGACcactcgctcctctcctcctcgcggGGCCCCCCGTGCACAGGGAGAAGGAAACATCGCTCAAAACAAGCGATGATCCACCCAATGCGGCTTCGATCGGCTTCTTTACACCTTCACTCGTGTGGTTCCTGTGTTTCAGGAACGGCCTTTTGTTTGTCAATTGTGAAAccgtaaagattttttttttggggggggagaaTCAAGGAATCAAAGAGAAATTGTGATTTTGGTATCATCTGTATAACGCCTTCATTTAGAGTTATAATGTCCCCTTCCTGAAGCAGCGCCGTGGTTCTACT
Coding sequences within it:
- the si:ch211-107o10.3 gene encoding retinol dehydrogenase 13, producing MQNYADAIRHLITRHATGLAVACIAGAGILALRRWMAGGVCRSKVRLDGKTVLITGANTGIGKETALDMAKRGARVILACRDVTKACIVADEIRQQSGNGNVVVKKLDLASLQSVRDLAKDVEENEERLDILINNAGIMMCPKWKTNDGFEMQFGVNHLGHFLLTNCLLNLLKKSTPSRVVIVSSLAHEKGSIDFDDIHLDVQYHRETSYRQSKLANVLFCRELASRLQGTGVTVYSLHPGVIRTELGRHLLPTLALWQRIFVTPIIMLIKSPAAGAQTSIYCAVDESQANASGLYYSDCAPKEPAPQALDDAAAKRLWELSASMVGLV